GGACGCACTGAGGAATCGCAGCGCGAACATGGACGTCCTGATCGCCATGGGCACCTCCGCGGCGTGGGCCTACAGCACGGTCGTCACGTTCCTCCCGTACCTTGGCGTGCCGATCGCGAATCCCGTGACGTACTACGACACGGCCGCCGCGATCATCGGCCTCATCCTGCTGGGCAAGTACTTCGAGGAGATCGCCAAGGGACGAGCCGGCGACGCGATTCGCAAGCTCATGGACCTGGCCCCGCGCACCGCCCGCGTCGTGCGAAACGGGACGGAGGTGGAAATTCCGGTCGAACAGGTCCAGGTCGACGACGACTTCGTCGTCCGGCCGGGTGAGCGGGTCCCTGTGGACGGGGTGATCCTCGAGGGCGCCTCGGCGCTGGACGAGTCCATGATCACGGGGGAGTCCATCCCGGTCGACAAGAAGGCCGGGGACACGATCATCGGCTCGACGATCAACAAGACCGGTTTTCTCCGGGCCAACGCGACGAAGGTCGGGGCCGACACGACGCTCAACCAGATCATTAAGCTCGTCGAGGACGCCCAGATCTCCCGGGCCCCCATCCAACGCCTCGCGGACAAGGTGGCCTCCGTGTTCGTCCCTGCGGTGATCACCATCGCTGCCGTGTCGGCGCTCGCGTGGCTCGTTGCCTTCGGCAAGCCCGTCCCCTTTGCCCTGACGATCTTCATCGCGGTCATCATCATCGCGTGCCCCTGCGCCCTCGGTCTCGCGACCCCCGCGGCGATCATGGTAGGCACCGGCAAAGGCGCGGAAAACGGTCTCCTGATCAAAGGGGGGGAGTATCTCGAGAAGGCGCACAAGTTGACCACAGTCGTGTTCGACAAGACGGGCACGCTGACCAAGGGGAAGCCCGCCGTGACCGACGCGATCCCGTTCGGGGACCTCGACGCGGACGGCGTCCTGTGGCTCGCGGGGAGCGCGGAACAAGGGTCCGAACATCCCCTGGGCCAGGCCATCGCCCATGCTGCGGCGGCGAAGGAACGTCGCCTCGCCGAAGCCACGGACGTCGTCGTGAGCCCCGGGCTCGGGCTGAGGGCGAAGGTCGAGGGCCGTTCCGTCCTCGTCGGCAACCCCGGTCTCCTCGCGGAAGCCGGTGTGCCGTACGCAGCGGCCGAGCCGATCCTCGTGCGCCTGCAGTCCGACGGGAAGACCGCGATGCTCCTCGCCGTGGACGGGCAACTTCGCGGCGTGATCGCAGTGGCGGACACCCTCAAGGAGCATGCCGCCGAGGCGGTCCGCGCGCTCAAAGCCATGGACATCGAGGTCGTCATGCTCACGGGCGACAACCGCCGAACAGCCGAGGCGATCGCCCAGCAGGTCGGGTTGACCGCGGT
The sequence above is drawn from the Thermoplasmata archaeon genome and encodes:
- a CDS encoding copper-translocating P-type ATPase; protein product: YFCSETCRETFTAPEQEIKKLARLSVFSLGIGLPMAVVAFGLGLGWWFAGLEQPLNVVFFLLATPVQFIAGWRFYRGTWDALRNRSANMDVLIAMGTSAAWAYSTVVTFLPYLGVPIANPVTYYDTAAAIIGLILLGKYFEEIAKGRAGDAIRKLMDLAPRTARVVRNGTEVEIPVEQVQVDDDFVVRPGERVPVDGVILEGASALDESMITGESIPVDKKAGDTIIGSTINKTGFLRANATKVGADTTLNQIIKLVEDAQISRAPIQRLADKVASVFVPAVITIAAVSALAWLVAFGKPVPFALTIFIAVIIIACPCALGLATPAAIMVGTGKGAENGLLIKGGEYLEKAHKLTTVVFDKTGTLTKGKPAVTDAIPFGDLDADGVLWLAGSAEQGSEHPLGQAIAHAAAAKERRLAEATDVVVSPGLGLRAKVEGRSVLVGNPGLLAEAGVPYAAAEPILVRLQSDGKTAMLLAVDGQLRGVIAVADTLKEHAAEAVRALKAMDIEVVMLTGDNRRTAEAIAQQVGLTAVIAEVLPSQKEQKIKELQEDGKIVAMVGDGINDAPALARADVGIALGSGTDVAMEAGGIVLVKDDLRDVVAAIQLSRATVRKIRQNLFWAFGYNTALIPLAAGLLFIAFGVLLDPIYAGAAMGFSSVSVVANSMTLRRFKPRI